The genomic window TTTGAAGAGAATCGCCTTAACGGCCTGCACTACAAAACCATATTTATTCGATTGatgaaacaattttttaacCCTGCCGCTTGCATTCCTGGCGATTTTGGTCAACGCCTGCTTGGCCAACACTCTGTTTTTGGTCAGAAAATGTAGCCACTAATttgccaatttaatttaattaattaacatcgAGGTGTACGCCTTAAGAAGTTCGAGTGTAAGTGGAAAAATAGATTTGATCTCTAAACTGGCAGTACCTTGAGCCAGTAAAGTGCCGCATGATTTTCGATAGCTTTCCAGAGGAAAGATGTGATTACAGCTGTGATTGATGGGCAACCACATTGCCACTGGGAAGGGGTGAAGTGGGTTGAAGGGATGGCCATGCGGTTACTGGAGTAGCAAATGTACAAATTGCTCAACTTGTATTCAATTACTATTTATGACAAACATTTGAAAAGCCAGCCGTAATTATGCAGACACAATGAATCAGAAGACCAAACTCGAATCGAATTTCActgtttatattaaaatttccGCCTTATTCATTCGTGggggacacacacacatgcaggcagatacagatacaatacagctacagatacagatacacaagCCCCATTCAGATACGAATCCATCAACTCGACGGCGAACAATGCGTAAATCGGAAAATGTGAACTGGGAATGAATCTGGGACTAGAATGAGTGTGAGAAGCTCGCCCGGAATTCAGTTATCCAATTAAATTGGCAACTCAAGGGGTTTCAAGGGTGATGCGATGCGTGTACTTCTTCTTGGGGCGGAATGACGACTTACAATAATCTCCATCTTAATTCTGTAACTGTCGAGAGCCGGATCAAAGTCCACTGGCCACAGGGGCAAGTGACACTGAGGCGTTGACAGGGTTGATGGCGAGGAGTGCCCTCTACAAGTTTATCCAATTAATGGACTCTTGCGATGATGCCCTCCTCAGCGTCGTAGATCAAAGCGTTTTTATGGCAGCTCTGAGATTTCCCAGCAATCGGGTCAGAGCCCATAAAGTATTTCAAGTTTATGGGGTATACTTTTAGGCTGTGTGTTACTTATGATCACTTTAAAGCTAATTGATATGAcattgtttttgaattttaaaatggaattattCAGTAAATTTATCAATTATATTGGGACAAAACGATGtatcttttaaaatatatctttgtATTCCtcgtatttataaatttattccAAATTTTCGATGGTATAATTATCATATTACCAATGAGTGTTCGTATGCAAAATGCTTTTAGAAGTTGAACAAGACGCGCACAGTTCGCTTTTGCTGCCAAGGGTACGAGGGAAATCTCTCCGACAGTCAAGCCACGTGCAAGCCCATCTGCAGGGGcggatgtgggcgtggcagttgcgTAATGCCCGATACTTGCAGCTGCGAGGAGGGCTATATTGGCAAGCATTGCACACAGCGTAAGTTCATATACATATCCGTATCACTATGTGGCTTAATGAGCTTTTCGCAGGTTGCGATCACGATCGCTGGGGGCTGGACTGCAGAAATCTATGCCAATGTCAAAATGGAGCAGCCTGCGACAATAAATCGGGACTTTGTCACTGCATCGCCGGTTGGACAGGACAATTGTAAGGATTGcccttaaaaaataaagtatttaattaatatctTTTGTACAATTGTAATTTCTCGTAGTTGCGAGCTGCCGTGTCCCCAGGGAACTTACGGAATCATGTGCCGCAAGGCCTGCGACTGCGATGAGAATCCGTGCAATCCCCAAACGGGTGCCTGCATACAGCAGGATCAGCCTCTTCAGCTGAATGTGAGCCACGTCATCGTGGAGACTGTCAACTCCACGCTGGAGAAGATGGGCATCATTCCGCGTCCCACCACCCCCGTTCCCCTGCCGGAGGTCATAGTAATCAAGCAACCGACCAGCCATGAAAATGCCCAGCACTCGCCAAAGATCATTGTCCATCAATCGGGCAGCGACCTGCTAGAGAATCTTCATACGGCTGCAGCCGCCGGAGTTCCCACTCCGGAGGTCATCCACGTCATCACCAATGGAATCACCTCCCCACAGGAGCACTTGGCTGGATTCGTCGGTGGTGACTCCAACTCAAGTCAGACGGCGACGGCTGATCATCAGTCCGGCTTGGTGATCACCCTGGTCAGCATAATGCTCCTCCTGCTGGTCGCCATTGCGTGTGGTTCACTGTACGTGTACCGGAGGTATCATCACAAAAATTCAGCCGTATACAATGCCAACGGAACGGTGACCACGCTGCCTGCAAATCCGGAGGTGGTTCTCACCGAAGCCGCGGCCCTGGGAAAAAACTTCCACGAGCCTCTGCCCGAACCGCCCGTGGCCTTCGCAATCACGCCCCAATTGAACGAGGGTATGTAAGTGTCTCTGCCGACCTTAAAATAGCTATCCACATTACTATGCagttatattatttaaatttcgacTTTGTTTCTAGTATAAATCACATTCTTTGGAATGATATTTAGATTTTATAATCAAATGAAATCACATTCTTCCACAGCACAACCAGAATTATATGACACCCCCAGCAATAATTCCTCAATTAAAACACCACCCTACGCCTATGCTAGGAAGGAGTCCCTCTACTCGGTGGTTTCGCCCAAGTCTCGAAAGGGAAGCCTGGACTCGCACCTGTACGACGAGATCCGctaccaccagcagcaccaccagcagctccaccatcagcagcaccacccacGGAACCATCAGCATGTCCAGCActccaccaccgcctccgcctTCCTGCCGGCCAGGCCACAGGTGATGCCAGTGAACGACCAGTTCTCCAATGGAAGTCTTCATCCTCACCAGCGATCGCATCATGTCACCCACTTGATAATTCCGCCACAGAACTCCAACTTTTTGCAGGTTCCCGCTCAGATCATAGCCAAAAGAGTTGCCCACCTGTAAATTCTTTTGCTGAAACAAGAGATTTTTCTCAACATATGAAAATGCGTTAGCCCCTTGGTAACTTTTACATAttgtacaaatttattttaatttaagctAAAAAAGTGGTTTTTACCATACACCAGGTAATTATATaccaaattataaaataatgtgTCCCAACAGTTACATTTTAGGTCTGCGAATTTTCACAACtatacttatttttataacaTATTTAGatcaataaatatatgtacagGCGTAAAACCAAATGCTAGGTGACTAAAACAATCAGCTAACTTTATTGATTACATTATTTTAGCTACCCAGGAAATATTGTAATactttttgattattttatttatatatcagTTTGAACTGAGAATTAATAGATcgattaaaatactttaaaaaattatttcatatATCATATTTACTATAATAAGAGGAAAAGCCACTGTGTAACTGTAGGTAGGTAGGTTACTACTAAGGTGGTTAAACTCTATACCTATCAAGTTAATACAGCTTCACCTTATTTGTATCACTTTCCAAATGTGAATTTGCATGGTTAAAGGTTTCTGCATTCTTTAGGGTTACTTTTTGTTTAGATAAGACTTTTATATCTATGAAAATCTATTGGTTAGATTATAGGTTTCGTTAAGTACTACTTAAGTACTTTGTGGCGTGTTCAGTTTGCCGCACAGTAAATTCCAATGTTATTTGTTAAGCCGCtaataatagttttaaaaataaaattttctgcctatttaaaaatttagtTACGAGTTcatacaaaatgtaatttaacTATGATAACATTATTATATCATTTAACTAATTACGTATACGTTAAAgcatatttataaacatgTATCCACAATAAATTAGTTAAATACAAGTATAATTGCCTGAAAAGGGCcatatgttttcatttttctctgaatgttttcgttttctgAGAATGAGAGTTGGTGCTGATAAGGTCTTTTGAGTAGATTCAAACCCATTGGCTGCCTATTCATTCGCTCCTCGACATCGAAGCTCAGAACACCAAGACGGGATGCACTTTAGTGGACCGTGGGCCGTGCTTACCACTCTGCTGACGCTGGTGGCATTTCCTGTCCAGATTGAGGCGGATTCCACGGAGCTTTACGGGGACATAGAGAACACGGAGTATGGCGACTTTGAGTCACTAAGTCAGACGCTCGAGCGCGAGCAACATCTCTGCCATCGCGAGGTGCCGTGAgtaaaataaagttattgatAATAagataattgtaaataaaataatagaggCTAAGACTCGGTGCAATAAtccaaatatttcatttaagcAAGTGCTAGGAATATTGATTGCAAGCCCCCATTGATTAATGCGATTCTACGATTATAGCTCCGTGTTTTTCCAAACCGAGCGGGATTCCCCGGTGCGTGGCAATGGATCCACGATCTACTTCCATCGCATAGAGGTGTGTTGTAAGGGCTACCGTCGAGATCCGCATGCCCATGAATGTGTGCCGGACTGCTCCGAATCATCGCCGGACAACTGCCGCAATGGATTCTGTCGCAGTCCGGGCATTTGCGAGTGCTTCGCAGAGTTTGTGCGTAACGAGCATGGTGCCTGTATCCACACCTGTCCAATTGCCTGTCAGCACGGCAGGTGTTATCTAAATGGCACCTGTGCCTGCCACCAGGACTTCGTCCTGGATCAGGAGACCCGCCAGTTCTGCCGGCCGAAGTGCTTGCAGGCATGTGGCACCCATGAGGAGTGTGTGTCGCCTGGAAGGTGCGACTGCTCCCCCGGCTACCGGAGAACGCCGGACTTGGGTTGCCAACCTATTTGTGCTCCGGACTGCGGATTTGGCAAGTGTGTGGCGCCCAACCAGTGCGAGTGCTTCGCCGGGTTCATTAAACGGCCCAACCGCAATGTCTGCGAGGCTGAGTGCTACCTGTAAGTGTACCAATTTCatctaaaatgtatttatagtATCTAAGAAATGTGATGTACATAAGCTAGTTTGGTTTGTGTAAAATACACCAATTTAAACCACTCAAAATCCCCTCCAGGAAATGCGAGAATGGGTTCTGTGAGTCGCGGTACAAGTGCAACTGCCGAGAAGGATATCGCTACAACGTGAATACCACCAGCTGTTTGCCGGAGTGCAGCGACAACTGTGGCCAAGGAAATGGGGTGTGCATTGCACCAGGAGTGTGTCGCTGCTTCCAAGGATACGAAGTCCACGGTGCCGACTGCCGGCCCAAGTGTGAGAGGTCTGTTTCCGGGAACAAAAAGTGTACACCTTCCTGA from Drosophila yakuba strain Tai18E2 chromosome 2L, Prin_Dyak_Tai18E2_2.1, whole genome shotgun sequence includes these protein-coding regions:
- the LOC6528185 gene encoding uncharacterized protein LOC6528185 isoform X1; this encodes MIREKLIGKLLLLLAIVLPLGSGQNSTLKINTNVKDIEAGAVALPSIQGPGNICIREEPYVEHVQVPEMQPVRVRTSSWCMEIPPRCATFKTEMREVMRVQKLNKTRTVRFCCQGYEGNLSDSQATCKPICRGGCGRGSCVMPDTCSCEEGYIGKHCTQRCDHDRWGLDCRNLCQCQNGAACDNKSGLCHCIAGWTGQFCELPCPQGTYGIMCRKACDCDENPCNPQTGACIQQDQPLQLNVSHVIVETVNSTLEKMGIIPRPTTPVPLPEVIVIKQPTSHENAQHSPKIIVHQSGSDLLENLHTAAAAGVPTPEVIHVITNGITSPQEHLAGFVGGDSNSSQTATADHQSGLVITLVSIMLLLLVAIACGSLYVYRRYHHKNSAVYNANGTVTTLPANPEVVLTEAAALGKNFHEPLPEPPVAFAITPQLNEAQPELYDTPSNNSSIKTPPYAYARKESLYSVVSPKSRKGSLDSHLYDEIRYHQQHHQQLHHQQHHPRNHQHVQHSTTASAFLPARPQVMPVNDQFSNGSLHPHQRSHHVTHLIIPPQNSNFLQVPAQIIAKRVAHL
- the LOC6528185 gene encoding uncharacterized protein LOC6528185 isoform X2; this translates as MIREKLIGKLLLLLAIVLPLGSGQNSTLKINTNVKDIEAGAVALPSIQGPGNICIREEPYVEHVQVPEMQPVRVRTSSWCMEIPPRCATFKTEMREVMRVQKLNKTRTVRFCCQGYEGNLSDSQATCKPICRGGCGRGSCVMPDTCSCEEGYIGKHCTQRCDHDRWGLDCRNLCQCQNGAACDNKSGLCHCIAGWTGQFCELPCPQGTYGIMCRKACDCDENPCNPQTGACIQQDQPLQLNVSHVIVETVNSTLEKMGIIPRPTTPVPLPEVIVIKQPTSHENAQHSPKIIVHQSGSDLLENLHTAAAAGVPTPEVIHVITNGITSPQEHLAGFVGGDSNSSQTATADHQSGLVITLVSIMLLLLVAIACGSLYVYRRYHHKNSAVYNANGTVTTLPANPEVVLTEAAALGKNFHEPLPEPPVAFAITPQLNEGITTRII
- the LOC6528186 gene encoding tenascin, with protein sequence MHFSGPWAVLTTLLTLVAFPVQIEADSTELYGDIENTEYGDFESLSQTLEREQHLCHREVPSVFFQTERDSPVRGNGSTIYFHRIEVCCKGYRRDPHAHECVPDCSESSPDNCRNGFCRSPGICECFAEFVRNEHGACIHTCPIACQHGRCYLNGTCACHQDFVLDQETRQFCRPKCLQACGTHEECVSPGRCDCSPGYRRTPDLGCQPICAPDCGFGKCVAPNQCECFAGFIKRPNRNVCEAECYLKCENGFCESRYKCNCREGYRYNVNTTSCLPECSDNCGQGNGVCIAPGVCRCFQGYEVHGADCRPKCERSCGKYGRCVAPEICGCGEGQQHCRNGSCDDVEHCSCPPGETHFIDRCLKSDRLSQQVNSSEKRKHFNRQLAYEFNALIGRLFNF